From a region of the Paenibacillus sp. FSL R10-2734 genome:
- a CDS encoding AraC family transcriptional regulator: MEWIERLNKAINYIEEHITEEIDYEQVAKVACCSTYHFQRMFAYMVNVPLSEYIRRRRISLAAVDLQDGKKKIIDVALKYGYTSPTAFNRAFQSIHGVAPSVVKDEGVSLRAFPPISFKITIKGVDEMNYRIEQKESFRIVGVAEPLHKEIEKNFEIVPQMWEKAAMNGTIEKLVSMMDSSPMGVLGVSLCNDFEDWRHFIAVASTKTIDNTLEEYIVPSFTWAIFPGEGKAPQAIQELEKRIVTEWLPTSGYEYDNGPDIEVYISPDPQNAKFEVWIPVKKVK, encoded by the coding sequence ATGGAATGGATTGAAAGGCTAAATAAGGCTATTAACTACATAGAAGAACACATCACGGAGGAGATTGATTACGAACAAGTTGCAAAAGTAGCGTGTTGCTCGACTTATCATTTTCAAAGAATGTTTGCGTATATGGTAAATGTTCCTCTTTCCGAATATATTCGCCGCAGACGTATATCATTGGCAGCCGTCGATTTGCAGGATGGTAAGAAAAAAATCATCGATGTAGCTCTTAAATATGGTTATACTTCCCCGACTGCATTCAATCGGGCGTTTCAAAGTATACATGGCGTTGCCCCATCCGTTGTAAAAGATGAAGGCGTTTCATTAAGGGCATTTCCGCCTATCAGCTTCAAAATTACAATTAAAGGAGTGGATGAAATGAATTATCGAATTGAACAGAAAGAATCCTTTCGCATTGTTGGAGTAGCAGAACCGCTTCATAAAGAGATCGAGAAGAATTTTGAAATCGTGCCGCAAATGTGGGAAAAGGCCGCTATGAATGGAACTATCGAAAAATTAGTATCCATGATGGACAGCTCACCTATGGGGGTGTTAGGGGTAAGTCTTTGCAATGATTTTGAGGATTGGCGGCACTTCATCGCTGTTGCCAGTACAAAGACGATAGATAACACACTGGAAGAATATATTGTCCCGTCTTTTACATGGGCGATATTCCCCGGAGAAGGCAAGGCTCCGCAAGCTATACAGGAGTTAGAAAAACGAATTGTGACCGAATGGCTTCCCACTTCCGGATATGAATATGATAACGGACCAGATATTGAAGTTTATATAAGTCCTGACCCGCAGAATGCGAAATTTGAAGTATGGATACCGGTAAAGAAAGTGAAATGA
- a CDS encoding ABC transporter ATP-binding protein, giving the protein MNNNIWKRLFVYTGHYRKIAIGAVICVFLSVIASLIGPLLIGRAVDFMIGPGQVDFNAVLRLLLILAVVYIVGSFFGWLLTYLTNRIAYRTVYDLRRELFDKLNVLPLKFHDNHPQGDSISRFVNDMDAVSDGLLQGFSTLLTGIITIVGAIVLMLYISPLMTLVVLLSAPATFFVARFITMRSQKMFKEQAKILGGLNGYVEEMIGGQKVVTAYHYEERAMSQFEERNETLYQTGVKSQFYGSLSNPTTRLVNNVTFSVIAMIGSIMVIRGHFTVGDLSSFLIFSNLFAKPFNEITGVITQLQSATASAQRIFAILDLTPEQPDNTDAKVMHTSQGTITFEKVSFAYSPERPLINDFSLEVKPGTRVAIVGQTGAGKTTLVNLLMRFYDVDQGSIKIDGVDIKLITRDSLRRNFGMVLQDTWLFGGTIRENIAYGKPEATEEEVIAAAKAANAHGFIKRLPEGYDTKISGSGDNLSQGQKQLLTIARVMLVDPPMLILDEATSSIDTLTEVRIQKAFLTMIAGRTSFVIAHRLSTIRESDLILFMKDGDIVESGTHEGLLAGGGYYARLYNSQFATA; this is encoded by the coding sequence ATGAACAACAATATTTGGAAAAGACTATTTGTATACACAGGACATTATAGAAAAATAGCTATAGGTGCGGTTATATGCGTTTTTCTAAGTGTGATTGCGAGTCTGATCGGGCCGCTGCTCATCGGTAGAGCTGTCGATTTTATGATAGGACCGGGACAGGTAGATTTTAACGCTGTTCTTAGACTGCTTTTAATTCTGGCAGTAGTGTATATCGTCGGCAGCTTTTTTGGATGGCTCCTTACTTATTTAACGAATCGAATTGCATACCGGACTGTTTATGACTTACGTCGGGAGCTTTTTGATAAATTAAATGTTCTACCGTTAAAATTTCACGACAATCACCCGCAAGGGGACAGCATCAGCCGGTTTGTGAATGACATGGATGCGGTCTCTGACGGTCTGCTGCAGGGCTTCTCCACACTCCTTACGGGGATAATCACCATTGTTGGGGCAATTGTGCTAATGCTGTACATTAGTCCTCTGATGACCTTGGTAGTTCTCCTGTCAGCACCTGCTACATTTTTTGTGGCAAGATTTATTACGATGCGCTCTCAGAAGATGTTTAAAGAGCAAGCCAAGATTCTGGGTGGTCTCAACGGATATGTGGAGGAGATGATCGGCGGACAAAAAGTGGTCACCGCTTATCATTATGAAGAACGTGCAATGTCTCAGTTTGAAGAACGTAACGAGACGTTGTATCAGACTGGGGTGAAGTCACAATTTTACGGTTCCTTGTCCAATCCGACAACACGTCTGGTCAATAATGTTACATTCTCTGTTATTGCAATGATCGGAAGTATTATGGTAATTCGGGGTCATTTTACGGTAGGGGATCTGTCCAGTTTCTTGATCTTTTCCAACTTGTTCGCTAAGCCGTTTAATGAAATTACAGGTGTGATTACACAGCTTCAATCGGCAACTGCCTCTGCGCAGCGGATCTTCGCCATTCTTGATCTAACGCCAGAACAACCCGATAATACAGACGCGAAGGTTATGCATACAAGCCAAGGTACCATCACGTTTGAAAAGGTATCCTTTGCTTATAGTCCAGAACGTCCTTTGATTAACGATTTCAGTCTAGAAGTGAAACCAGGTACCCGAGTCGCGATTGTAGGACAGACTGGTGCCGGTAAGACGACGCTGGTAAATCTGCTCATGCGTTTCTATGATGTGGACCAAGGTTCAATCAAGATTGATGGTGTGGATATCAAGTTGATTACCCGTGACAGTCTACGACGTAATTTTGGGATGGTGCTGCAGGATACTTGGCTTTTTGGAGGCACGATCAGGGAAAATATCGCTTACGGTAAACCTGAGGCTACAGAGGAAGAGGTCATCGCCGCCGCTAAAGCTGCGAATGCCCATGGCTTTATTAAACGCCTGCCTGAGGGGTATGACACGAAGATCAGTGGCTCAGGGGATAACCTATCACAAGGACAGAAGCAGCTGCTTACAATAGCACGAGTAATGCTCGTAGATCCGCCGATGCTTATCTTAGATGAAGCTACTAGTAGTATTGATACGTTAACTGAAGTGCGGATTCAGAAAGCTTTTCTGACTATGATCGCTGGTCGAACCAGCTTTGTGATTGCCCATCGATTGTCAACGATTCGAGAGTCGGATCTCATTCTTTTCATGAAGGATGGAGATATTGTGGAGAGTGGTACCCATGAGGGGCTACTAGCCGGCGGTGGATATTACGCCAGATTATATAATAGTCAGTTTGCGACAGCGTAG
- a CDS encoding sporulation protein, whose protein sequence is MSMFKRMLASAGIGAAKVDLMLHQDFVNAGDTISGVVRIQGGRVDQQVDDVYAFVKTRYLKELNDKKMEVEATVSKFLLASKFKVVAEQVYEFPVSFQLPAITPVTLGRSPVWIQTGLDIKEAIDPKDQDYLQVGPHPYSAIILDAMNQLGFRIREVTCEYAPRYGRINGLDFVQEFEFVPPSQFRNQLDELEIVFFPDEDGIELLLQIDRKARGLAGLFADALDTDESFMKIRFDHNQLADGAGYVADQLLETIRKYV, encoded by the coding sequence ATGTCAATGTTTAAACGAATGCTCGCGAGTGCCGGAATTGGAGCGGCTAAGGTAGATCTCATGCTCCATCAAGATTTCGTGAACGCAGGTGATACGATCAGTGGTGTCGTCCGAATTCAAGGTGGCCGAGTGGATCAGCAGGTCGATGACGTCTACGCATTCGTTAAGACGCGTTACTTGAAAGAGCTGAACGATAAGAAGATGGAAGTGGAAGCGACGGTATCCAAATTCCTGTTAGCAAGTAAATTTAAAGTAGTGGCGGAGCAGGTCTATGAATTTCCCGTCTCATTCCAGCTTCCGGCGATAACGCCAGTGACCTTAGGTAGATCGCCGGTTTGGATTCAAACCGGACTTGATATTAAAGAGGCAATTGATCCAAAGGATCAGGATTATCTTCAAGTAGGCCCTCATCCATATTCCGCTATTATTCTGGATGCGATGAATCAGCTTGGGTTCCGTATTCGTGAAGTGACTTGTGAATATGCACCTCGTTATGGCAGGATCAATGGCTTAGATTTCGTTCAAGAATTTGAATTTGTTCCTCCCTCACAGTTCCGAAATCAACTAGACGAATTAGAAATCGTTTTCTTTCCAGATGAGGATGGCATTGAATTGCTTTTGCAGATCGATCGCAAGGCACGTGGTTTAGCTGGTTTGTTCGCCGATGCGCTTGATACAGATGAGAGTTTTATGAAAATACGATTCGATCACAATCAGCTTGCTGACGGAGCTGGCTATGTTGCAGATCAACTACTCGAAACGATTCGTAAGTACGTATAA
- a CDS encoding ABC transporter ATP-binding protein yields the protein MLTIKHFTKSYKGGKKAVNDLNLVVEKGDIYGFIGHNGAGKTTTIRAVVGVLDFEEGDIEIGGFSIKKDPLACKAITAYIPDNPDLYDHLTGIQYLNFIGDLFSVSKADRELLIKKYGDEFEITSHLGDLISSYSHGMKQKLAIISALIHQPKLLVLDEPFVGLDPKAAHTLKRIMTEICSQGSAIFFSTHVLDVAEKLCNKIAIIKAGELVTHGKTEEVKGDSSLEDVFLELIKHD from the coding sequence ATGTTGACTATAAAACATTTTACCAAGAGCTATAAGGGCGGTAAGAAAGCAGTGAATGATTTGAATTTAGTAGTTGAGAAGGGCGATATTTATGGCTTCATTGGTCATAACGGCGCAGGGAAAACAACGACTATCCGGGCAGTTGTAGGTGTTCTTGACTTTGAGGAGGGGGATATTGAAATAGGTGGGTTCTCCATAAAAAAAGATCCTTTAGCCTGCAAAGCGATTACTGCGTATATTCCGGATAATCCGGATCTGTATGATCATCTTACGGGTATCCAGTATTTGAATTTTATTGGTGACCTCTTTAGTGTATCGAAAGCGGATCGGGAGTTATTAATTAAGAAATACGGTGATGAATTTGAGATTACATCGCATTTGGGGGATTTGATCTCCTCGTATTCGCATGGTATGAAGCAGAAGCTCGCTATCATCTCTGCGCTTATCCACCAACCTAAGTTGTTAGTTCTGGATGAACCCTTTGTTGGACTTGATCCAAAAGCCGCACACACGCTTAAAAGAATCATGACGGAGATTTGCAGTCAGGGCAGTGCGATCTTTTTTTCGACGCATGTACTGGATGTGGCCGAAAAGCTCTGCAATAAGATTGCCATTATTAAAGCGGGAGAGCTGGTCACCCACGGCAAGACAGAAGAGGTAAAGGGAGATAGCAGTCTTGAAGATGTATTCTTGGAGTTGATTAAGCATGATTAA